The DNA region ACTGCTCTCAGGGACGAAGCCTGTTTCGCCGACAGCTCCAGGTATGTTCTGAAGCCTCACGTAGCACCTGTGGTAAATCGGCTGATGATCACTCCGATCGAACTGCTCGTAGAACTCTGCTTCGCCTCTGAAGACCCTGACAGAGTGGGCCGCTCTGAATTGGCCATCGCAAGGCAGCGGCCCAACTCTGCCCTTGTCGGTAAAGTACGAGCAGTGGACATTGCTGGAGACCTCATCAGGCGTAGCCGCGAGTCCGACACAGTAGTCCATGTCGCCCTCGCCGGTGACGACGTACTTGAGAAAAGAGTCAATACTGCTTTCTCTCGGTTAGGTTGGTTAAACTACTTACGTTGCTGAAGTTTTCGCCATGGTCGTTACAGTTTTCTTGGTCGTACAAGGTGATCTTCTAACCCAGCACGGTAGGGGCGAGGGCAAGGAAGGTTGTACCGAGAGAAAACACATGGTGATTGTGTCCATAGGAAGAAAATATTGGCTGCTGCGATGAAATTGTTCTGTGGGTTATTGTTGTATTGTAATCATGAAGGTAGAGGCGTCGCAACTACTTATACTTGTGCGTCCAGCATCGACGCGTTCTCAATGGGTCGATGATTCGGGACTTGCTCAGCAAAACGAAACGTCACAATCACCAAGGGAGGCGATTCAGTGGGTGAAAATTGACTTTCGGCCTCACTCTCTTCGGCGGAGGAGAATCCAATTGGATCCCCGGAGAAATCCCTCGTGCTGTGGGAGTTGTCGATGTTGGTCGTTGGGTGGACCCTCCCTGGTGCTTCATCAGCCTCGACTGCGCCAACATAGACAGATGGATGCTACTACTGGGACAAGCAACATGAGCTCGAatccttcatcttgtcatATTAAGTAATTGGTCCGGGCTTCTCTTAGATCGACAACTGGAACTTATTAAGTCCAATAGGTATGATACAGTACAAGAATAGGCATTCGCAACCCAATATTCAAGAAGAACTCGTTTAAATAGAAGCGACACCACAGATATTACCGAAGCAGAAGTAGGTGAATTGCGACCTCTGTCAACATTGAATGGGAATTTGGAGGCTGAGAAAAGGCGCAGAGACCTTGGTCCTGGGAATGTAACCATACTCTGATCCTCTGGTTCAAGCACAGCCTATCATACCTCAAGGTTAACTTGAGTAGGATTGATAACTCAGGTCATCTGAAAACTGGCACGATATAGCCATTGCCAGCTATTTGGGCACAGTTCCACCATAGTTCAGCCATCTCCACTGCGTTGGTTCCAGGTAAATCGTGGTTGTTTCCAGGCAAATATATAATGCATAGCGCCGATCTACCAGGATACTAAGGAAATGTCTCACCGGCTGTTTTAGATTGGTAGATCGTTGTTTAGAGTAGCGGGGGCATCAGGGACAGCCCTGGGACACTTGAGTCGGCATCTAACCACCTGCACTCGGACCAACAGCTAGCTGCAGAATCATCTCTAACTCGTACACTTTCCTATTCTGCCATTTTTACGGATCTTCAGTTTCAATGTCGAACTAGACCTTGATATCCACCCCCTGTTATGGGTGAAGTATCGAGCAGCCGACATGGATCCCTAAAGGTGGTGATAATCCTTCTGTGAGAACCATTGAGATTGAATGACGTCACCCCTGCAAGGTGCAGGATATTTTTAGGTGCAACTGGAATAAGGTTAATCCTGCCGTCAGACGCGCGACGCGTCAGAACGCGTGCAGCCATCAGCGTAGGTTGTCAGCCGCCAAGCAGCAATGGCTGGCAGGGCTCTAATCCACTTGCGGTTAGCGCGGCCATGGCACTCCACGGCTGAGGATAAGCTACTAACAGAGAGTCACATAATTCCACACATTGGCTGATAGCGCTCTATCGGGATCACATGATCTGGCCATGTACTGCCTGAGAGTTGAAAACGATATTGATTTGGGTGAATGCAGTGATAAAAAGAACAAAACAGAAGTCAAATGCACCTTAAGAGTGGTCCTTGAATCTATTTTCTAGGAAAgctttttctcttcttatTAGAGAGCAATAGAAAACGCAAGGTAGAGCCACTTATCGGCGTGTTTCTGGAAGCAAATGCATTTCCAAAGCCAGGCTGCATCTCAAGTCCATCTACCCTGAAGATCCGATCACCACGGACGCGATGCCTGCTACGGCCATCCCAGCACGTGCTGTCTCCCTTCTCATTACTGGACAATATTTCACTTTAAATTCCAATTACTATCGAGATCATTTTCTATGCCTTTCAAAGAATGTCACCTTCCTtgcgcgaaggctcccaTCGCGTTCTCGACAGGGGTCTGGACCAATTAGAGCCAGTGCCTCCTTTCAGCCACTCAGGATGCGATGAGGCATTAGCATGATCACACCAAGATAACTGCTACATCAGATAGTGCTCTAGCAACATGAGAGTATGGCTCCACTGGGAGCAGTTGGTGTTTCCGCATGCTTGGAGTCAATGACATGGTCAGATTCTGGATTCTTCATAACATAGGGCTTAGCCAATGCTATTTCGGATCCTTCACGATAAAGCCGAGAGGTAACAGAGCCTGGCATGGGGGTAGATTAGGTATGCGCATGGAGGAGTTGTGGCGTGGAGTGGCTCAGCCTACCTCTCCGAGGTGAAGCCTGGGGCACACAGCCACTGATACTGGCAACCCTGTGTTTCACAAATGCAAGGGGCGTTCTTGGGGAAAAAGTCATGAAAATGCCCCAAGTCCTTTTGTGAATTGGTGGGAGAGTGGCAGTTAATCAACCCCGAGATGTTAAAGGAGTCTCTGCAACCCGCGTGTGCTCCGACTGACATGCAGTTCCCACTACCAGATCCCTCAATAGATCATAGAGTCCTCCAGTTGTGAGAAAAAACTGAAAGCCTTTGGGAGATTAGCAATTATCGCCCACTCGATCAAGGAAACACTCACCGAAGAATCAAGATCAAGCCAATCTGTTGGTTGCCACTGACTCAGTGCGTTCAGCATGGACTGAAAGCTGGTTGTTGATTCACCCTGGTCGCCAAACATCGAACCAAGCTCATTATCAAGCATTGAACTTGACCCAtgctcgtcatcaccacTCGTCATTAGCGCTTCTTGCTGGGATTGCACAGCTCGCATGGAGCTCTGAGAAGGACTGTGCCTCGCTTCTTGTCGTAGCTcttcgatgatgatgctgtaCCTCCGACTTGCGGAATCAGATGACATGGCTTTGGCAAGATGACTCTGACATCGCTCGGCCAGGGCAAACAGCGAGACGTTGTCATTGCTCACCGAGATGCCTGATTTCTGTTGGATCTCCCATACATACACAACAGCCAAAGCGCAGAACGTCACGTAAGGCATCCACCAGAGGAAATGAATGACAGTAGTGGCCTCGGAGAACATGCGGTCAACGATCTCTAGAGCCAGTTTCGCGGCGCCGATGCACTCTGTCACGCAAGCTTCCAATGCCGGACTGGCGTTTTCAGAGTGATCCAAGAGGAAAGGGCGAGTAGTGTGCATGATCGCATGACAATACGCCAGCTTCAGAGCTGTGACTTGTCTGGAAAATGCTGGTATGAGGCTCGAGGGTCGGACGGTTCCGAGGTGAGGTGGTAGGGCTTGTCGCCATTCGTGTAGTTTCTCGGTGAAACTCTGTGCTGATGCGAGGCGTTCTTCGGTGCGCATCTTTTTGATGGAGTAGACTTCTCGAGATACGTTTTCGATGATTGCTGCAATTCTATATGGTACTGTCAGCACCTCTGTCGAGCAGTGGATCTGCACAAGGAATACAGACCTCGCATGAAAGATGAGAGAGTCAATATGACAATCCATCGCCGGTTCTGACTGAGATGGCCCCTGGGGCGTcatgtcctcgtcgttgACCCTGTCAGGGTATTCTTGATCGATATCATTGTCGTGATAGAACCTCGGCCTGCCGAATACCACCGCAAGGTATTTATCGATAGTATACACGACCCAAAAAGTCCTCTTTCGGCATTCTGACAAAATGTAATCCATCTGTGGGCGACCTCCGTTGCGATATCGGTGGGATTTTCGATGTAGACCTAGCGCAGACACGATGGGTACCGTGTTACCGAACACATACCAGGCCTGGTTCATGCGCGAGGTTTGGAGCAGGTACAGCACTTGCAAGATCCTCGCCTGGGCTGATTCCAATCGAGGCAGTCCGGTTTCTCTGGCAGTGAGGTCTGACGCTGAGAGAAAGTACCGTTCGCTCTGCTGCAGCGGAAAGGAGGTTCCGTCGTTGGAAGAGAAGGTCTCGGATATCTTGTGCTGACGAAGGCTTGCAATGGCCAAGATGTTCACGACGATTGCTGCCTTTGCATGGCCTAGGCCAACTTCCAGAGGTTGGCCGTTGTGGACATTGCTCAGGACATGCCCAAGCCAAGAGTGGCAGTATTGTTGGTTCAAGACACGATATGTCACAACACAGTTGTCGAAGTAGAACTTGAAGAGTTCGTAGGCTGCGGCTTGGTCGACAAACATAAGGCCGCCTTCGTTACTTGTGCTGAAAGGCTTGTCTCCGGCTGATATGAGCGGCTGAAGGTTCTCAGATCCGGTCAAGACACCGGGTTCTGCCTGCTGAGTTTGGAGAGCGAGCCTTTTCCAAGCCCGGTGGATGAAGGTGAGGTTTGAAGTCGGATCGAAGAATTGGCCTTCGATTTCGGCCGTCTCTAGCCCTGGAGGACCTTGAGAAGTGGCGCGCGAGGCCAAGGTTTCGTCTGCGAAGAATGCGTTCTGTTGATGACTGAAAGGTTAGTCTATAGTCTCTAGTACGCGTCGCTTAGGCTTACCTGCTCTCCGGACTCATGTACATGTCAGGTCGTGGCAACACAGGGGGAGTCGGTGGCCTCCCTCTCCGGTACTGGGTGTCATAATGACAGTCGATGCTCTTCTTGGAACATCCATCGCATGGTAATGTGCCGGTGCATTTGAGCTTTTTGAGCTTGCAGTGATCGCACGCTCGTCTGGTCTTGGGCCCCTTCCGGCGATTTTCGGATTCACGACGCGTTTCTGGTGATTTTGGGAGAGATCGCTTTGTCCCAGCGATAGATGAAGTTTCGGATAGAGGAGTGGAAGCATGGACAGAGCTGGGGGTCGTCATCGTGGCTTGTTGAGCGTTTCCGGGTCACGGAGGCCGGAGAACTGAGTGAGCATCTCGGAGACTGGAGAGTGGAGCAGTCATGGGTTTCCGGAAACGCGGGCGAGACCCGTGCTTTATACAGATGGCTCTCCACTAGTTTGTGAAAACGCGGGGGCGACATCGGCACTAGTTTCCGGTGAGGGGGACCGTCGACACCATCAATGGCTTTCTGCGCATCAACCGACTCAGTGCAGGGTAGAGTGAGCTGACTCGAAGCTCACTTTCTAATGGCTGAATGTGAGTTTGTTTGTAAAAGTATGCAGCCAGGGTGTGAAAGCTGTAGTCAAACCATCCAAATGATGAGATCATGTCATGAGGTCGAGTCTGGTGTACGCCATGGGCGGTCACTCGTGATCAGTTCCAATCAAGTTGCCATGTTCATGAAGATTGAGTCCTCAATCACAGGATCACGATATATTTGCATATTTTCTGCTTTAATCATTGAAAAAATGACCCATTGCCCCTTGTTTGAATGTCATGATGAAATGGCCTCTGCCGATGGACCACTCTCTCGAGGCAGCAAAACCCCTTTCAAGGGCGAGAGTTCTTGATGCGAGCCGCACTGCGCTATAGAAATAAGTAATTGACCCTAGAAGTTGACAAAAGCAAAAGAATAAGCGCTAAGCATTGTCGATCGGGGATGGCCCAGTAATCTGGTCTTGTTGGGTGCTACAGTGCATGTCAATTATGATCACTGACATGAAGTGTCTGAGAGGCACTCTGGGCTCCTCGTCAACTGATCGGATCCTCCAATAGCTTCGAATTAAATAAAAGTCACGAGCTGGCACCAAATTTAAATAACAAACGCGAAATGTCTATTGTTTACTCTATATCGATCTTATCTAGGCAACCTTGCTGAGAGATGCTGATGAGATGGCGGCGtggatctcctcctcagcaccATCCGGGAGCGGCAGCAGGGGAGATCGCACGGTGGCATGTGACAGAATTCCCCGGGCAACGAGCGCATGCTTAAGGGCGACGGTACCCTCCATATGCGAGCCGCGGTGGTAGACGGCCTTGGTGACGGGAAGAAGCTGGTCGTGGATCTCACGGGCCCTCTTGTAATCCTGAgccttgccagccttgatgagctcaatGAGAGGCTCAGGGGCAATGTTTCCATATCCGACGAGCATACCATCCACGTCGAAAGCAGTGTGGAGAAGGTACTCGTCGTGGCAGGTGAGGACGGGAACATTGGGGCGCTCGCGTCGGAACACAGGGATCTCCGTGTCCCAGCGGCGCATGTTTCGGACACCATTCTTCATGGCAACAACACCAGGGAGAGCGGCAATGTCGAGAAGAGTCTGGAGGTTGTAGgtggccttggtgttgtcgggATATTGGAAGAGAATCAGGGGAAGCTTGGACACCTCATAGACAACCTTGTAGCGGTCCTGAGGAGCACCGGGCTGGTAGCCAAATCGCAGCCAGCCGTGAGAAGGGTACAGAAGACCAGCCTGAGCGCCAGCTTCCTTGGCCcgcttggcctcgagggcagcAACCTCAGTGCCCTCACCAGTGATACCGGCGATGATGGGAATCTTGTTGTTGACCGACTTGACAAAGGCCTTGATGACGTCGACCTGCTCCTGCTGGGTCAGGAAAGTACCTTCTCCGGCGTGTCCAAGCACCACGAGGCCCTTGACGCCGTCGATGCTTCCGAGCCAGGCGCCAAGTCGCTGGATGGCGTCGTAGTCGACCCGCCCGTCCTTGGTGAAGGGGGTGACAGGGGCAGGAATGAGACCCTTGAGATCGAGAGACATGATGGGTAATTTGGAGGTGTTTTTGTGGAGAGATGAGAGTGTTTTTAGGGTGTAGAAGCTGAAGTTgttgtgatgatgttggatTGAGAGATGGTTCCCTTTGAGTCTGAATGCATTCTTTTATAATGAATGAACTGAAGAGGAGCTCGCGACTCGGCCTCTAAACACAAGGCCGATCATGTTCAAAGTCTCTCATCTTCTCCGAAGAGACCCGGAGCTCAAGGTGAAAGTGAAGCCATTACTGAGGGCAATCTTGCCACCATTCGCGCCAAGATGACATTTCCGGAGGGAGTCCGAAGAGGCTTCTCGGAAACGCTCTCGGATTCCCGGATTCTCATCTCATGTGCCTCGGGACGGCGCCAACAAGCGGGAACCAACCTCTCCACCATTTCACGCGGTGAAAGTCTTGGATCACGCCCTAGACTAGCAGACCTTGCCAAAAGTTTGTTGTCCGAGCATCGGGGTCGACCCATCCCCCGCTTCCCCGGATACGGCTCTCCGCACTTGGAGTCAGAGATTCTGGGGAACTCGGACGAGTCCAGACTTTGCAAAGTTCTAGTGGTCTCATTTCGTCTCTGACGGTAGTTTGCCTGGTAAAGCAGGGATCTCTGAGATCGCCTGTTATAAAGATCGATCCGGCTGCCCCGTCCTTGCTCTCTCGCCCCAGGCTCTACCGCCCAACACTCTTGTTCTCACATTTTTCAAGTCTACGAAACTCAATCATGACTACCCAGATCGACGTCGAGCGTGTCTCGCACGAAAAGTCTGGCATCATGCACAGCGAGCACCAAAGGGGCGGTCTCTCGGAAGGAGACTTTGACTTCCTTAGGACGTTCCCGGAAGATCGcaagaaggccatcatccGCAAAGTTGATGTAGGTCGATCGCTCACTCTTGTCTAGATGTCTTTGGCTAACAGCCTGTAGCTGAGATTGATCCCaatgctggtgctgctgtaTTTGATCGCGTACTTGGATAAGACCAACATTGGTGAGTATCTTGAGTCGTGGCGTGGCGGTGTGGCTAACGGGTGGTAGGAAATGCCAAGATCGAGGGAATGACTGAAGATCTTGAGTTGAAGGGCATCCAATACAACATTGTCGTGGCCATCTTCTTTATTCCTTTCGTCCTGTGTGGTAAGTCTGTCAATGAATCAGAAGCAGAGGAACCTTTGGACTAACCTCTATGCAGAGGTCCCCTCCAACATGATCCTTCACAGGTTTAAGCGACCGTCCTGGTATATGGGAGGTATTGTCTTTGCTTGGGGTACCATCATGACCTTGACCGGAATCGTTCAGAACTACGGTGGTCTTCTGGCTATTCGCTTTCTGCTTGGTATCTTTGAGTAAGTCGACAATCCTTGGCACAAGACGACTCAACTAACCTCCCGATAGAGCAGGTTTCCTCCCCGGCGCaatcctcatcatctccaactgGTATCTTCCCAACGAGACACAAGTCCGAATCGCGATCCTCTACACATCTGCTGCCACTGGTGGAGCCTTTTCCGGCCTTCTTGCAttcgccatcgccaagatggacgGCATGGCAGGTCTCGAGGGCTGGCGTTGGATCTTTATCATCGAAGGTCTATTCACCGTTATAGTCGCCATCATGTgcgtcttcctcctctgcgaCTCGCCTGCCCTGTCTACACGATGgctcgacgccgacgagaTCCGATACCTCGAGCTTCGCCAGCTCAGCCGCCGTGCCACCATGCCAGGAGACTACAAGGATAACCACAGCCATTTCAACTGGGCAATCTTTAAGGATATTCTCTTTGACTACAAGATTTGGCTCCTCTTTTTCGCCAATTGGTCCAACGCTGTGCCCAACTACGCCATGAAGTTCACTATGCCCAGCATTCTCAAGGGCATGGGATACACTTCTTCCCACGCGCAGCTGATGACGATTCCTCCATATGCTGTGGGCGCCATCTCGGCCTACGTGTTTGCAATCTTTGCCGACAAGTATTCCTGGCGATACCCCTTCATTCTTGGACCCCAGTGCTGTCTCGTCACAGCCTTCATCATTCTCTTCGCCAAGTCTGGGGATGTCGAGAATAGCATTGCTGCCTGCTACTTTGCTGTTTGCCTGGCATGCTTTGGGTGAGTCTCTTCCTTTCACGGTGGAGTATGAATTCTAATGACGTGACAGCATGTATCCTATCCTCCCTGGCGTCAATGCCTGGAACGTCGCCAACACCCCCGACCCAGCGAAGCGATCCGTCAACATCGGTCTTCTCGTTTGTGTTGGCAACATTGGCGGCCTGATTGGGTCATACATTTACCTCGATCGAGAGGCACCGCGATACCCGACTGGCTATGGCACATCTCTTGCTTTTGGACTTGCTGGTATCATCGCGGCAACATTGCTGGAGTTCCTACTCAAGCGAGacaatgccaagaaggcccagatgTCTGAGGACGAGATCCGAGAGCGGTACACCGATGAAGAGTTGATGCAGATGGGAGAGAAGAGTCCTCTTTTCAAATGGGCTCTGTAGAGGATGATTGTGGGTATTGCTGATGAATACCCTTCCGTTTCATGTGTAAAGCTACCAAGGGACATGATCACTTGAAGGG from Fusarium keratoplasticum isolate Fu6.1 chromosome 12, whole genome shotgun sequence includes:
- a CDS encoding Zn(2)-C6 fungal-type domain-containing protein encodes the protein MTTPSSVHASTPLSETSSIAGTKRSLPKSPETRRESENRRKGPKTRRACDHCKLKKLKCTGTLPCDGCSKKSIDCHYDTQYRRGRPPTPPVLPRPDMYMSPESSHQQNAFFADETLASRATSQGPPGLETAEIEGQFFDPTSNLTFIHRAWKRLALQTQQAEPGVLTGSENLQPLISAGDKPFSTSNEGGLMFVDQAAAYELFKFYFDNCVVTYRVLNQQYCHSWLGHVLSNVHNGQPLEVGLGHAKAAIVVNILAIASLRQHKISETFSSNDGTSFPLQQSERYFLSASDLTARETGLPRLESAQARILQVLYLLQTSRMNQAWYVFGNTVPIVSALGLHRKSHRYRNGGRPQMDYILSECRKRTFWVVYTIDKYLAVVFGRPRFYHDNDIDQEYPDRVNDEDMTPQGPSQSEPAMDCHIDSLIFHARIAAIIENVSREVYSIKKMRTEERLASAQSFTEKLHEWRQALPPHLGTVRPSSLIPAFSRQVTALKLAYCHAIMHTTRPFLLDHSENASPALEACVTECIGAAKLALEIVDRMFSEATTVIHFLWWMPYVTFCALAVVYVWEIQQKSGISVSNDNVSLFALAERCQSHLAKAMSSDSASRRYSIIIEELRQEARHSPSQSSMRAVQSQQEALMTSGDDEHGSSSMLDNELGSMFGDQGESTTSFQSMLNALSQWQPTDWLDLDSSVSVSLIEWAIIANLPKAFSFFSQLEDSMIY
- a CDS encoding MFS domain-containing protein, whose product is MTTQIDVERVSHEKSGIMHSEHQRGGLSEGDFDFLRTFPEDRKKAIIRKVDLRLIPMLVLLYLIAYLDKTNIGNAKIEGMTEDLELKGIQYNIVVAIFFIPFVLCEVPSNMILHRFKRPSWYMGGIVFAWGTIMTLTGIVQNYGGLLAIRFLLGIFEAGFLPGAILIISNWYLPNETQVRIAILYTSAATGGAFSGLLAFAIAKMDGMAGLEGWRWIFIIEGLFTVIVAIMCVFLLCDSPALSTRWLDADEIRYLELRQLSRRATMPGDYKDNHSHFNWAIFKDILFDYKIWLLFFANWSNAVPNYAMKFTMPSILKGMGYTSSHAQLMTIPPYAVGAISAYVFAIFADKYSWRYPFILGPQCCLVTAFIILFAKSGDVENSIAACYFAVCLACFGMYPILPGVNAWNVANTPDPAKRSVNIGLLVCVGNIGGLIGSYIYLDREAPRYPTGYGTSLAFGLAGIIAATLLEFLLKRDNAKKAQMSEDEIRERYTDEELMQMGEKSPLFKWAL